CCTTTAAGTACATCGTACAATAGTTTCTGGTACGCCTCGGGGCTGGATTGGGAAAAGGTGTCTTTATAACAGAAGTTCATATGAGTGTCGGTGAGGTTGTCATCACTACCGGGAATTTTTGTTGAAAGATCCAAAATAATCCCCTCTGCAGGTTGGATTTTAAAGATTATATGGTTTTCTTTCAATTCTCCTTTAGCGTTAAACAGTAATTTTGGCAGGGATTTAAAGCGCACACCGATCTCTGTGCCACGTCTATGCATGGCTTTTCCGCTTCGTATATAGATAGGAATGCCTGTCCATCTGAAATTGTTTACAAAAAGTTTAAGTTCAGCAAACGTTTCTGTGTTTGAATCCTCTTTAACACCTGTTTCCGAACGATACCCACTGTACTGAAACCTGTGACACTCATCAACCCTTAAGGTTCGTAAAATATCAAGCTTTTGAGCCCTTATGTCGTGTGCATCTAATGATACCGGTGCTTCCATTGTCAAAAGACATAAGAGCTGCAGTAAGTGGTTCTGAACCATATCCCTGATTATACCGGCTCTGTCAAAATAGTTTCCACGGTGACTTATGGTGTCAGTTTCAAGGGCATTAATCTGTATTGATTCGATGTATCTGCTGTTCCATACAGGATAGAATATTGAGTTAGCGTACCTGAAAACCAGAATATTACGAACCGCTTCTTTTGCAAGATAGTGGTCTATTCTATATATTTGAGATTCACTGAAACAGGCTTCCAACTCGCTGTTAAGTGCTTTTGCCGAACGATAATCATAACCAAAGGGTTTTTCGATAACGATAGATGTTTCGGCCCCAAATCCTTCAGCCAGAAGTTCACGTGCTGTTGGCGTATACGCAGCAGGGGGTTGCGAGAGAAACACTACTACCTTTGAAAACTCCCCTTTGGATGCGATAAATTCCTTCAAGCCAGAGATGTATTGATGATAGTAGAGTTGTTTTTGGAATGAATTGGTACCGCCGAAACGGTTTCGGAACTGCTCGTCGGTGAAGTGAGTGCGGCCGGAGCCAACTACTATAGAGGAAGTATCTATTTTACCCTGAAGAAAAAGTGCATGAAGCGCAGGAATAAGCTTTCTCCTTGCAAGATCGCCTGATGCTCCCATAATCACTATTGCAATGTTCTTCAGCGCCATCCTACCCTACCTCTCCTCTAAAACATGATTAAACCCTCTTCTGTTACTGCCTTCTGTTTAGCGGTAAACCAGGTTTAAAAGCAAAGTGTTCGAAACAGACCAGAAATTCCATTCCGAACACTTAAGGCTTCATTCTTTATTATTCAGGAGAAAACTCATCTTTTCCAACACCACATTCCGGGCACACCCAGTCATCGGGAATATCCTCAAAAGCAGTTCCCGCGGCAACACCATTATCAGGATCACCTACTTCTGGATCATACACATAGCCACATGCATTGCAAACATATTTTTTCACCGAAAAACCTCCTTAAAATGTAA
This is a stretch of genomic DNA from Chitinispirillales bacterium ANBcel5. It encodes these proteins:
- a CDS encoding rubredoxin, which translates into the protein MKKYVCNACGYVYDPEVGDPDNGVAAGTAFEDIPDDWVCPECGVGKDEFSPE
- the zwf gene encoding glucose-6-phosphate dehydrogenase, producing the protein MALKNIAIVIMGASGDLARRKLIPALHALFLQGKIDTSSIVVGSGRTHFTDEQFRNRFGGTNSFQKQLYYHQYISGLKEFIASKGEFSKVVVFLSQPPAAYTPTARELLAEGFGAETSIVIEKPFGYDYRSAKALNSELEACFSESQIYRIDHYLAKEAVRNILVFRYANSIFYPVWNSRYIESIQINALETDTISHRGNYFDRAGIIRDMVQNHLLQLLCLLTMEAPVSLDAHDIRAQKLDILRTLRVDECHRFQYSGYRSETGVKEDSNTETFAELKLFVNNFRWTGIPIYIRSGKAMHRRGTEIGVRFKSLPKLLFNAKGELKENHIIFKIQPAEGIILDLSTKIPGSDDNLTDTHMNFCYKDTFSQSSPEAYQKLLYDVLKGDHTLFVSAKETECAWALFEDVLNRGELYSYSPGSRPPTKFDLNWIEFDNYSSLCL